ccaggggccggatctcagctcactgcaagctctgcctcccgggtttacgccattctcctgcctcagcctcccgagtagctgggactacaggcacccgccacctcgcccggctagttttttgtattttttagtagagatggggtttcaccgtgttagccaggatagtctcgatctcctgacctcgtgatccgcccgtctcggcctcccaaagcgctgggattacaggcttgagccaccgcgcccggccatgttgaGGTATTTTCACACAAGTTCTCTGACTTCCTGAAAAGTTCTGCCTGAGAAAATGCTCTGGTTTTAGAGGACTGTGATTAGATTAGACTTGcccaaataatccaggataatcaccttgttttattgatttattgagatggagtctcactctgtcacccagggtggagggcAACGGTGCCATCAcagcatccttgaactcctggcttcaagccatcctctcgcCTCAGGCTGCCAAAGTGTGAGGCACTGCCGCGGTTCTGGGCATCGGGATACGCTCCCCTGGACATGCCTTAGGCTTCCTAGGCACCTCCTGTTTGGTGACAAGATCTGTGAGGTGCACCTGCATTTCTTGTGAACTTTTGATCTTTCATAGGTTTCAGCAAAGGTTGCGTGGCCGACCCTCATCCTTTCCTCTGCTGTGCGTTCAGCAGCCATTTCTGAGTTTCAGCACCTTTGGCCATCCGGAGAGGCTCAAGAATTTATTCCTTTTGTTAACAGTTCTTACACGAATTTGCCTGTTTCCTCTCTTGAAGGCAGCACCTCCGAGACTTTGCTTGGAAGTTTCCGCAGCTAAATATCCCAAGTGTGTTGCTTTTGAGCTCTGATCTCCCATAACTGCGGACCCTGTGTCCCTGTTCCTCGGCCACTCTGTAACGGGGTCCCCTTTGCTCCGTTTCCCAGTAACGCACTCCTCACTTCCTTCCGAGCCCGCACCAGGCATTCCTAAAGTCCATATTCCTGTTAACAGCCTGTTTGAGGCAATAGAGGCCTTTTCTAATTCTTCAGGTGAGAACAGGGAGGGCCGTCTTAGGTCTGTGCCCCCCACAGCGTGCAGtggaggccagcctggggctGGAGATGCTGTGAGGGGCAAGGAGGCTGCAGGGAACAGCCTTGGATGGAGGCTGTGGCCTACTTAGTGTAGTTTGGTATTCTTAGGACTGATGCTATACTCAGAAAAGAAGATGAAACTTCCTTCTGCTGTTGTTTCTGTGATTCCGAATATTAAGACAAATGGTGCTTTAGTTACCTTATGCACTAAACATGTATCTTGAGCCCCCACCAGGTCTGTGGTCTAGTGGTGGGGCCTAATATCAGATAAGGCAGGATTCCCACTCTCACAGGACTTTGTCTGATAGAAGAAACAGCTGAGTAAATTAGCAGGGAATACTGAAGAAGTGAAAGGAGGCAGGTGTTTATGAGATGTAAATACTGAAGAAGTATCCCCAAGTCAGATAGGGCTACAGGGAGGGTACTACGGGCAGCCCCAGTCAGTGTAGAAGGATCTTGGTGCGTGCTGCATGGAGCGCCGGCCTGCAGCATGGAGAATGAGAGGGCGGCCAGAGGTGGGCTCCAGACCCTGATCAGATTTGCCTTTCCTGAACCACAGACTTCACTGGGAACGCTTTCTGTGGAATAGTAGGTGGAAGCCAAATGCATGATCTTGTGGAAGTGAACGTTAAAAAACAGTCTTCAGGTGGGGCATGCCTGCCGCCCGGCCACTCTGCAGGCCGGGGTTCAAGTCCGGCCTTAGCAACATAGACctcatctctaagaaaaataatcaggtcgggcgcagtggctcacacctgtaatcccagcactttgggaggccaaggtgggaggatcacttgaggccgtgaatttgagaccagcttgggcaacatagggataccccatctctacaaaaaactagaaattagctgggtgtgggggctcatgcctgttgtCCCTGTTACGTAGaggactgaggtggaaggatcatttgggCCGGTAGGTTGATTTTGCTGCCGTGCCCTAGCCTGGAcgacagtgagaccccatctcagaaagaaacttCAACAAACCAGGATAAATTTATGCCAGTacaacaaagggctaatatcattATCTTGTAAAGTGCACATAAGTATTCATAAGAAAAAGAACTAATCTCTTGAAAGATAAGTCAAGAATCATCTGCTTCCCTCACCATAAACATGCAAAATGTCATCTTCATTTCATAGTTGAAGGGCTTTTAATACAATTTATGTCAGTGCTCAGAAGAGCACCATGAAAAACACATTGTTTTTATCAGGTAAATTAGTACAAATTAGTTGGGGGTCTCGTTTTGTTATCCATGTTGGTCTCAGactctgggcctcaagtgatcttcctgcctcagcctcccaaagtgttgggattacaggcttgagccactgcgcctgccctcCTTTGACCTTTTAATTTCCCCTTAGAATATTTATcctaaataaatacagaaaaatgcagGGAAAAGCGTGGTGGACGAtgcattgcatttttaaaaagcacgtTTAGGTGCTTCCTGTGTTCTCCTGCATCATGGCAGACACTTGATTTTATGCATTCTTCAGTGATGTTAACAAGAACTTGTAACAGTGGGAAAAATACAGCATTGTTTTCaaggaattcttttttaaagggATTTTATGAGAATGGATGCCCTTGTTTCTCTTTGCAGGAACAAGCATATCATGATTGACTTGGGGACTGGCAACAACAACAAGATTAACTGGGCCATGGAGGACAAGCAGGAGATGGTGGACATCATAGAGACTGTGTACCGCGGGGCCCGCAAAGGCCGCGGCCTGGTGGTGTCCCCCAAGGACTACTCCACCAAGTACCGCTACTGAGGCACCTCAGTCCGCGCGGATAAGATAAACGTCCTGGAGCCCTGTTTGTGCGGAAATGTTTTAAGCTATTTAAAGCCTTTGGAAAATACAGGAAGCTCGAGGGCTGGAGGACCTCTGAGATGGAATTGATTACACGGTCTTAACTCACCAAAATAAACAAGCACGTGGTGAGAGGAGCAGGCCTACTTGTTTGTTCTCAGGAAACTTGATGAATAGATGACTGATATTTCCTAGTCAAAGTTAATTCTTATCCTTGGAGTAAAACGAAGGTGTTTATCCTGTGAGGTTGTGCATTTTGCGTACTtgattagtttgctagggctgcggTGACAGCCTGCCGCGAGCTGGGCCTTAACAGAGAAGCTCTCacagctttgcagggctgggTCCGAGATCGGGCGTTGCAGGGTGGGTTACTACTGAGGCCGTGAGTGGAGTCTGCTCAGGCCTCTCCCTGGCTTCTGGGGGCTGCTGGTGGTCTTGTCAGTTCCTTGGTGTGTGGATACTtctccccatctctgccttcACCTGTGTCCTCCCTGTGTGGGTGCTGGTCTTcaaaatttcccctttttgtaATGACACCATCTGTGTTGGATTGGGGCCCACCCTGCTCCAGCGTGGCCTCATCTTAACTGATTACATTTGCAAGGATCTTATGTCTACAAAAGTCACAGTCCGAGGTGCTGGGGGTTAGcacttcaatatataaattttggggtTACACAGTTCAGTCCATGCAGAACCC
This is a stretch of genomic DNA from Macaca nemestrina isolate mMacNem1 chromosome 19, mMacNem.hap1, whole genome shotgun sequence. It encodes these proteins:
- the LOC105489264 gene encoding thioredoxin-like protein 4A isoform X2; this translates as MLLARKQILCVNVKNFAVIYLVDITEVPDFNKMYELYDPCTVMFFFRNKHIMIDLGTGNNNKINWAMEDKQEMVDIIETVYRGARKGRGLVVSPKDYSTKYRY